In Papaver somniferum cultivar HN1 chromosome 1, ASM357369v1, whole genome shotgun sequence, a genomic segment contains:
- the LOC113296280 gene encoding berberine bridge enzyme-like 8: MITCSGSLFIILSVLVFSVSFGNSTSIHSNFLQCLSQQSQTSIPVYTPNSGNYTTVLESTIQNLRLLSPTTPKPYLIVTPLLESHVQATVVCARKNNMQIKIRSGGHDYDGLSYLSDVPFVIVDLNNLRSITVDVQNETAWIQSGATIGEVYYNVAAKSRTLGFPAGVCPTVGVGGHFSGGGYGTLLRSYGLAADQVIDARIVNVDGKILDKESMGEDLFWVIRGGGGASFGVVLSWKVKLVPVPPTVTVFTIAKTLQQGVTELVHKWQDVAYNLPKELFIRVIFDVINANDNGDKTVQAAFNSIYLGSVENLVSLMNTRFPELGLESKDCTEMSWVQSTLYFNGFPVNGPLEILLDRTQAKRFYKAKSDYVKVPIPTVGLEGIWKRLLEEDQPVVIFSPYGGKMSEISESATPFPHREGNLYKIQYLAYWEGLEETAKQLSWIRKLYRYMAPFVSKNPRQAYLNYRDVDIGQSKNGTATYLQGKVWGGKYFKNNYDRLVHVKTKVDPENFFRNEQSIPSVANA, from the coding sequence ATGATAACTTGTTCAGGCTCTCTTTTCATTATACTTTCTGTCCTTGTTTTTTCAGTTTCATTTGGAAACTCAACTTCAATTCATAGTAACTTTCTTCAATGTCTTTCACAACAATCTCAAACTTCGATACCCGTTTATACACCAAACAGCGGGAACTACACAACTGTCTTAGAATCTACTATACAAAACTTAAGACTATTATCACCCACCACCCCAAAACCTTATCTCATAGTTACACCTTTGCTTGAATCTCATGTTCAAGCGACGGTGGTTTGTGcgagaaagaacaacatgcagaTCAAGATACGTAGTGGTGGACACGATTATGATGGTCTATCTTACCTATCCGACGTTCCGTTCGTGATCGTTGATTTAAACAATCTTCGTTCAATTACCGTCGATGTACAAAATGAAACTGCATGGATTCAGTCCGGTGCAACTATAGGAGAAGTTTACTATAACGTTGCAGCTAAAAGCCGAACACTTGGTTTTCCTGCAGGTGTTTGCCCGACTGTTGGTGTTGGTGGCCACTTTAGTGGAGGTGGTTATGGTACCCTGTTAAGATCATATGGCCTTGCAGCTGATCAAGTCATTGATGCACGTATAGTCAATGTTGATGGTAAAATTCTCGATAAAGAATCTATGGGAGAAGACTTGTTCTGGGTCATTCGAGGAGGTGGTGGCGCAAGTTTTGGAGTCGTTCTTTCTTGGAAGGTTAAATTGGTCCCGGTTCCACCTACTGTCACTGTTTTTACAATCGCCAAGACCTTACAACAAGGCGTAACTGAACTTGTGCATAAGTGGCAAGATGTTGCGTATAATCTTCCTAAGGAACTCTTCATCAGAGTCATATTTGACGTCATTAATGCTAACGATAATGGCGATAAGACTGTGCAAGCTGCATTCAACTCCATATAtcttggaagtgtggaaaacctCGTAAGTCTAATGAACACAAGATTTCCTGAGTTGGGTTTGGAGAGTAAGGACTGTACCGAAATGAGTTGGGTTCAATCTACTCTATATTTCAACGGGTTTCCCGTTAACGGTCCTCTTGAAATTCTACTCGACAGAACACAAGCCAAGAGATTTTACAAAGCAAAATCTGATTACGTGAAAGTGCCCATTCCAACGGTGGGTTTGGAAGGAATATGGAAAAGATTATTGGAAGAAGATCAACCTGTTGTGATTTTCAGTCCTTACGGTGGAAAAATGAGCGAGATTTCTGAGTCAGCTACTCCTTTCCCACATAGAGAAGGAAATCTATACAAAATCCAGTATCTAGCATATTGggaaggtttagaagaaactgCAAAACAACTAAGCTGGATCAGAAAACTATATAGATATATGGCACCTTTTGTATCTAAAAACCCAAGACAAGCTTATTTGAACTATAGAGATGTTGATATAGGTCAAAGTAAAAACGGTACAGCTACTTACTTGCAAGGTAAAGTTTGGGGTGGTAAATATTTCAAGAATAACTATGACAGATTAGTTCATGTGAAGACTAAAGTTGATCCTGAAAATTTCTTCAGAAATGAGCAAAGTATTCCAAGTGTTGCAAATGCTTGA